The following are encoded in a window of Balaenoptera ricei isolate mBalRic1 chromosome 1, mBalRic1.hap2, whole genome shotgun sequence genomic DNA:
- the LOC132352107 gene encoding SLAM family member 6-like isoform X1, whose translation MDFLCSRWFPTQTLMLQISLVLALPSPDSQTIKDPSSSCTLKRILGGSVQLRLNSSLGPNIREIEWNWDSEDDEKPQLLVSWRPNTPNPDWYDLEEKHKHRFNVTEMAFLSIRNLTLEMSGLYTAKIKFHSGKSQEEVFRLCLYVSLLSPLTPEPIPHPQIQIHSSSNTSGWCNVSLECGTPGNTGNLTVTWLSQGLPRELEQRGTLGPARSSRNLSLSLSLSHFNSRLTCVVSNPADEKNATLHLEDICPQRGSLQSKWLWRGILLVVLTVSLVAGVWIWMRKKMHTGRGGSTLLPVVPGSAATPQVLLTVESANLQTAVANSHDPAYEEISFLRHPKKDREKGSCHSHNPECTLAIHTVYEKIRTSTEPQGDA comes from the exons CTCTTCCTTCACCAGATTCCCAGACAATCAAAGACCCCAGCTCTTCCTGCACATTGAAAAGGATTTTGGGGGGATCTGTCCAGCTGCGACTGAACTCCTCTTTGGGTCCTAACATCCGAGAAATTGAGTGGAACTGGGATTCTGAGGATGATGAGAAACCACAGCTGCTGGTGTCCTGGAGGCCTAATACCCCTAATCCTGATTGGTATGACCTTGAAGAAAAACACAAGCACAGATTCAACGTAACAGAGATGGCTTTCCTGAGCATCAGGAACCTCACTCTGGAAATGAGTGGACTATATACAGCGAAAATCAAATTCCACTCAGGAAAATCCCAGGAGGAAGTCTTTAGACTCTGTTTATATG TTTCTCTTTTGTCCCCTCTCACCCCAgagcccatcccccacccccagatccaGATTCATTCATCATCTAACacatcaggctggtgcaacgtcagtCTAGAGTGTGGGACCCCAGGAAACACAGGGAACCTGACAGTGACCTGGCTGAGCCAGGGCCTCCCCAGGGAGCTGGAGCAGAGAGGGACGCTGGGGCCAGCCCGCAGCTCCCGGAACCTGAGCCTGAGCCTGTCCCTCAGCCACTTCAACAGCCGCCTCACCTGTGTGGTCAGCAACCCCGCGGATGAGAAGAACGCAACCTTACACCTGGAGGACATCTGCCCACAGAGGG GTTCTCTTCAGAGCAAATGGCTTTGGAGAGGCATCCTTCTTGTGGTTCTGACGGTGAGCCTAGTGGCTGGAGTGTGGATCTGGATGAGAAAGAAGATGCACACTGGGAGAG GTGGGTCCACTCTCCTGCCAGTGGTGCCAGGCTCAGCAGCTACTCCCCAGGTCCTTCTCACAGTGGAATCTGCTAACCTTCAGACTGCTGTGGCCAACAGCCATGACCCTGCCTATGAAGAGATCAGCTTCCTGAGACACCCTAAG AAAGACAGGGAGAAGGGCAGCTGCCATTCACATAACCCGGAGTGTACTTTGGCCATCCACACTGTCTACGAGAAGATCCGGACAAGTACAGAGCCCCAGGGGGACGCCTAG
- the LOC132352107 gene encoding SLAM family member 6-like isoform X2, translated as MDFLCSRWFPTQTLMLQISLVLALPSPDSQTIKDPSSSCTLKRILGGSVQLRLNSSLGPNIREIEWNWDSEDDEKPQLLVSWRPNTPNPDWYDLEEKHKHRFNVTEMAFLSIRNLTLEMSGLYTAKIKFHSGKSQEEVFRLCLYEPIPHPQIQIHSSSNTSGWCNVSLECGTPGNTGNLTVTWLSQGLPRELEQRGTLGPARSSRNLSLSLSLSHFNSRLTCVVSNPADEKNATLHLEDICPQRGSLQSKWLWRGILLVVLTVSLVAGVWIWMRKKMHTGRGGSTLLPVVPGSAATPQVLLTVESANLQTAVANSHDPAYEEISFLRHPKKDREKGSCHSHNPECTLAIHTVYEKIRTSTEPQGDA; from the exons CTCTTCCTTCACCAGATTCCCAGACAATCAAAGACCCCAGCTCTTCCTGCACATTGAAAAGGATTTTGGGGGGATCTGTCCAGCTGCGACTGAACTCCTCTTTGGGTCCTAACATCCGAGAAATTGAGTGGAACTGGGATTCTGAGGATGATGAGAAACCACAGCTGCTGGTGTCCTGGAGGCCTAATACCCCTAATCCTGATTGGTATGACCTTGAAGAAAAACACAAGCACAGATTCAACGTAACAGAGATGGCTTTCCTGAGCATCAGGAACCTCACTCTGGAAATGAGTGGACTATATACAGCGAAAATCAAATTCCACTCAGGAAAATCCCAGGAGGAAGTCTTTAGACTCTGTTTATATG agcccatcccccacccccagatccaGATTCATTCATCATCTAACacatcaggctggtgcaacgtcagtCTAGAGTGTGGGACCCCAGGAAACACAGGGAACCTGACAGTGACCTGGCTGAGCCAGGGCCTCCCCAGGGAGCTGGAGCAGAGAGGGACGCTGGGGCCAGCCCGCAGCTCCCGGAACCTGAGCCTGAGCCTGTCCCTCAGCCACTTCAACAGCCGCCTCACCTGTGTGGTCAGCAACCCCGCGGATGAGAAGAACGCAACCTTACACCTGGAGGACATCTGCCCACAGAGGG GTTCTCTTCAGAGCAAATGGCTTTGGAGAGGCATCCTTCTTGTGGTTCTGACGGTGAGCCTAGTGGCTGGAGTGTGGATCTGGATGAGAAAGAAGATGCACACTGGGAGAG GTGGGTCCACTCTCCTGCCAGTGGTGCCAGGCTCAGCAGCTACTCCCCAGGTCCTTCTCACAGTGGAATCTGCTAACCTTCAGACTGCTGTGGCCAACAGCCATGACCCTGCCTATGAAGAGATCAGCTTCCTGAGACACCCTAAG AAAGACAGGGAGAAGGGCAGCTGCCATTCACATAACCCGGAGTGTACTTTGGCCATCCACACTGTCTACGAGAAGATCCGGACAAGTACAGAGCCCCAGGGGGACGCCTAG